One window of Thiomicrorhabdus lithotrophica genomic DNA carries:
- a CDS encoding DUF3616 domain-containing protein, protein MRFIHSIIVLFSALSFSNVGIANPIAKTIAQPISNPTWSFAEPLKIDNLNISGIVQTDDFMALASDEGNQIEIFKPDSKGLWQKHHLVTLSNNTDEIDLEALAWQKPYLYALGSHSAKRKKVKSSLSQKENIKRLEKIYFEPARQQLFRIELNNNTKAVNIQSLSLSNELASHPVLKSFIGIPSKENGIDIEGLAVDSKGSLLLGFRGPVLRGNATPVLKIKLAKNDFKIKSTKTLYLHLNGSGIRGISAMPNGYLVLSGAVGDQPLPYNVYIWNGKNQLLGSNQEPSSLKLLCELPSSNGKPEGIQFLQAQQELIEFTIVEDGLQNGQPTSYHCSKK, encoded by the coding sequence ATGCGCTTTATTCATTCCATTATCGTGTTATTTTCAGCACTCTCATTCTCCAATGTGGGCATAGCAAATCCAATTGCTAAAACCATCGCTCAACCAATAAGCAATCCAACCTGGTCGTTTGCAGAACCGCTAAAAATTGATAATTTAAATATTAGCGGAATCGTTCAAACCGATGATTTTATGGCGTTAGCGAGTGACGAAGGTAATCAGATTGAAATTTTTAAACCAGATTCTAAAGGGTTATGGCAAAAACATCATTTGGTCACCCTATCTAATAACACGGATGAGATTGACCTTGAAGCCTTAGCTTGGCAAAAACCCTATCTCTATGCATTAGGCTCTCATAGCGCTAAACGTAAAAAAGTTAAATCTTCACTCAGTCAAAAAGAGAATATTAAGCGGCTTGAAAAAATTTATTTTGAACCCGCTAGACAACAACTTTTTCGTATTGAATTAAACAACAATACCAAAGCGGTCAATATACAGTCACTTTCTCTCTCTAATGAACTAGCAAGTCACCCAGTACTTAAATCTTTTATTGGTATTCCGAGTAAAGAAAATGGCATTGATATTGAAGGGCTCGCGGTAGATTCAAAAGGTAGTTTACTGCTTGGGTTTAGAGGCCCTGTACTGAGAGGTAATGCTACCCCTGTTCTGAAAATCAAACTGGCTAAAAACGACTTTAAAATTAAGTCCACCAAAACCCTGTACTTACATCTAAATGGTTCAGGTATTAGAGGAATAAGTGCAATGCCGAATGGCTATCTTGTGCTGTCTGGCGCAGTTGGCGACCAACCTCTGCCTTACAATGTTTATATATGGAATGGAAAAAATCAGTTATTAGGCTCAAATCAAGAACCAAGTAGCCTAAAATTGCTTTGTGAACTGCCTTCATCTAATGGAAAACCTGAAGGTATTCAGTTTCTACAAGCGCAACAAGAATTAATTGAATTCACTATCGTCGAAGACGGTCTTCAAAATGGCCAGCCCACTTCGTACCATTGCTCTAAAAAATAA
- the trmA gene encoding tRNA (uridine(54)-C5)-methyltransferase TrmA yields the protein MKFSLMLCQVFPEQYDSQLADKVARLNDLLPESAANLPQSVFASAPEHYRARAEFRIWHDGDESDYIMFNQETKEKVKIKACPMAIKSIADLMPKMMAKIVQQPVLRERLFQIDFLATLSGQMLITLIYRKSIAEDQAWLDAAQALKASLPITHIIGRARKQKILLDEDFVVEELNVDGKPFIYQQIENSFTQPNAEMAQNMLSWARRMSQDANGDLIELYCGNGNFSIALAEHYNRVLATEISKTSVASAQYNIAANKIENVTVIKMAAEEISAALQGQEFFRLKDIDLKGYDFQTIFVDPPRSGLDDLTRQMVMEFDRIIYISCNPETLAIDLASIQKTHDIVETALFDQFPYTHHIESGVFLKKKEK from the coding sequence ATGAAGTTTTCTCTTATGCTTTGCCAAGTTTTTCCTGAACAATATGATTCGCAATTAGCCGATAAAGTGGCTCGATTAAATGACTTATTACCTGAGTCGGCTGCAAACTTACCACAATCGGTTTTTGCTTCTGCTCCTGAGCACTATCGCGCTAGAGCGGAGTTTAGAATTTGGCATGATGGTGATGAATCCGATTACATTATGTTTAATCAAGAAACCAAAGAGAAGGTGAAGATTAAAGCATGCCCAATGGCAATAAAATCCATTGCGGACTTAATGCCAAAGATGATGGCGAAAATTGTTCAGCAGCCTGTATTGAGAGAGCGTCTGTTTCAGATAGATTTTTTAGCCACATTAAGTGGGCAAATGTTGATCACGTTGATTTACCGCAAGTCTATTGCCGAAGACCAGGCCTGGTTAGATGCGGCACAAGCATTAAAAGCGAGCTTGCCTATTACTCATATTATTGGTCGTGCGCGTAAACAGAAAATTTTATTAGATGAAGACTTTGTTGTTGAAGAACTCAATGTGGATGGTAAGCCATTTATCTATCAACAAATAGAAAATAGCTTTACACAGCCCAATGCAGAGATGGCGCAAAACATGTTGTCTTGGGCACGCAGAATGTCACAAGATGCCAATGGAGATTTAATTGAACTGTACTGTGGAAATGGTAATTTTTCAATTGCTCTAGCCGAGCATTACAACCGTGTATTGGCAACAGAGATTTCAAAAACATCCGTGGCCTCTGCGCAATATAATATTGCCGCAAATAAGATTGAAAATGTCACGGTTATTAAGATGGCCGCAGAAGAAATTAGCGCGGCTTTGCAAGGCCAAGAATTTTTTAGATTAAAAGATATAGACTTAAAAGGTTATGACTTTCAGACCATTTTTGTCGATCCACCCCGTTCTGGTTTAGATGATTTAACTCGTCAAATGGTCATGGAATTTGATCGAATTATTTATATCTCTTGTAACCCCGAAACATTAGCCATAGATTTAGCGTCTATTCAAAAAACCCACGATATTGTTGAGACAGCGCTGTTTGATCAATTTCCTTATACACACCATATTGAATCGGGTGTATTTTTAAAGAAGAAGGAAAAGTAA
- a CDS encoding sulfite exporter TauE/SafE family protein translates to MILAWIGALFIGVTLGLLGSGGSILTVPVLTYLVGQETKVAIAGSLMIVGIISLFSVIPYARQKLVKWRTVVIFGVPGMAGAVLGAWLAHFVSDALQMLIFSALLLVASYLMFKPVKLGDSEEEHQERAVSKIALDGLLVGAVTGLVGVGGGFLIIPALVLLGGLSMRLAVGTSLVIIAIKSFAGFIGYLSVLEALNLTVDWYIIWMFSIIGIVGGWLGHKISSKVNQEQLKRGFAVFLVLMGAFILYKNLPSLF, encoded by the coding sequence ATGATTTTGGCCTGGATTGGAGCCCTTTTTATTGGTGTGACTTTAGGACTACTAGGTTCTGGTGGCTCAATTTTAACCGTACCCGTTCTGACTTATCTTGTCGGCCAAGAAACCAAAGTAGCAATTGCAGGATCTTTGATGATTGTCGGGATTATCAGCCTGTTTTCGGTGATACCTTACGCACGACAAAAGTTAGTTAAATGGCGAACCGTGGTTATTTTTGGTGTTCCAGGTATGGCGGGCGCGGTTTTAGGAGCTTGGTTAGCTCACTTTGTGAGTGATGCTTTGCAGATGCTGATATTTTCAGCGCTTCTACTGGTGGCCTCATATTTGATGTTTAAGCCTGTAAAACTCGGTGACTCAGAAGAAGAACACCAGGAAAGAGCCGTGAGCAAAATTGCGTTAGATGGTTTGTTGGTGGGTGCTGTAACAGGCCTGGTAGGTGTAGGCGGCGGATTCTTAATTATACCGGCACTGGTTTTGTTGGGTGGTTTGTCCATGCGTTTAGCAGTGGGTACCAGTTTAGTCATTATTGCGATTAAATCCTTTGCTGGTTTTATTGGTTATTTAAGTGTTTTAGAAGCACTAAACCTCACGGTAGACTGGTACATTATTTGGATGTTTTCAATTATTGGGATTGTCGGTGGCTGGCTAGGTCATAAAATTAGCAGTAAGGTTAACCAAGAACAACTTAAGCGTGGTTTTGCCGTGTTTTTAGTGCTTATGGGGGCGTTCATTCTCTATAAAAACCTACCAAGTTTGTTTTAG
- a CDS encoding sensor histidine kinase, whose protein sequence is MSSIHSLYNKALLQLSLSPTIEGGDYQKAAELIAKSATVGLNVTRTSIWSLDPGFHEMVCICLYDNGSFQEDFVGYRLSEDDFPKYFKALAEQRTILASDARTHKDTAEFTESYLQPLNIYSMLDAPIRKEGKAVGIICCEQTKEIKEWTVEDESFVGALTDIAGRSLIAVDHRKAEKELKQLNEELEQRIAERTKNLEETIEELQNTQKQLVESEKLASLGSLVAGVSHEVNTPLGVGLTSSTLLKEKVQHLNTLFDSQKLSQSALTDFLKDARETCDILENNLHKAANLITNFKQLAVNQSSDQIFTFNVYETLHASLVSLNHILKKGHIKSKLNCDKALKITSNAGELSQIATNLILNASIHAFNENSVDPSIEINVTEPSHNELEIRFSDNGKGMSEDIMKKAFEPFFTTKRGQGGSGLGLHLVYNLVTQKFKGNIVIESELNHGTSFIINFPTRLENS, encoded by the coding sequence ATGTCAAGTATCCATAGTCTATACAACAAAGCCTTATTACAACTTTCTTTGTCACCCACGATAGAGGGAGGAGACTATCAAAAAGCCGCTGAATTAATTGCTAAATCAGCAACCGTTGGTTTAAATGTAACGCGTACCAGTATATGGAGCCTTGATCCAGGATTCCATGAAATGGTTTGTATATGTCTATACGACAATGGCTCATTTCAAGAAGATTTTGTTGGCTATCGCTTATCAGAAGATGACTTTCCAAAATATTTCAAAGCACTTGCTGAACAACGCACAATCTTGGCTTCAGATGCACGAACCCATAAAGACACTGCTGAATTTACCGAAAGCTACCTCCAACCATTAAACATTTACTCAATGTTAGATGCTCCCATTCGCAAAGAAGGAAAAGCAGTTGGTATTATCTGCTGTGAGCAAACCAAAGAAATTAAAGAGTGGACTGTTGAAGATGAATCATTTGTAGGCGCGCTAACTGATATTGCCGGAAGATCTCTAATCGCCGTTGACCATAGAAAGGCGGAAAAGGAATTAAAACAACTTAATGAAGAGCTTGAACAACGCATTGCTGAGCGAACCAAAAACCTAGAAGAAACCATTGAAGAACTTCAAAATACTCAAAAGCAACTTGTTGAATCAGAGAAGCTTGCCTCTTTAGGTAGTTTAGTTGCAGGAGTATCCCATGAAGTCAACACGCCTTTAGGTGTTGGCCTAACGAGTAGCACGCTATTAAAAGAGAAGGTACAGCACCTCAATACGCTTTTTGATAGCCAAAAACTTTCTCAATCTGCTTTAACTGATTTCTTAAAAGATGCACGTGAAACTTGTGACATACTTGAAAACAATCTTCACAAAGCCGCCAACCTTATCACTAACTTTAAACAACTAGCCGTCAACCAATCATCTGACCAAATATTCACATTTAACGTTTACGAAACTCTACATGCCAGTCTCGTTAGTCTGAATCACATTTTGAAAAAAGGTCATATTAAAAGCAAACTGAACTGTGATAAAGCTTTGAAAATCACGAGTAATGCAGGCGAACTTAGCCAAATAGCAACCAACTTAATTTTAAATGCTTCAATACATGCCTTTAATGAAAACAGCGTAGACCCATCGATTGAAATTAATGTTACTGAACCTTCCCACAATGAGCTAGAAATTCGCTTCAGTGATAACGGCAAAGGAATGAGTGAAGATATTATGAAGAAAGCTTTTGAACCATTCTTTACAACCAAACGTGGACAAGGGGGAAGTGGATTAGGATTACATCTTGTTTATAACCTTGTAACGCAAAAGTTTAAAGGGAATATTGTCATTGAAAGCGAGCTAAACCATGGCACAAGTTTCATTATAAATTTTCCAACACGATTAGAAAATTCTTAA
- a CDS encoding tRNA 2-thiocytidine biosynthesis TtcA family protein: protein MTDVTENKLTKKERTKDWIKPPKAIMKPVGRAMAQYKMLRDGDRVLLGLSGGKDSMALLVILKHLQRHAPIHFELAACTIDPEIPGFDPSPLKEWCAKMDVPYFYESEDMVGLAEERMKGDSFCSFCARQKRGILYATCRREGYNVLALAQHLDDLAESFIMSAFNAGQLRTMKAHYLNDDEDVRIIRPLVRVRENQTRDFAIEAKLPVIEDNCPACYAKPQARAETKALLLEQEKKNKHLYSNLWRAMQPLIADDNHDGNAALDVKNDTDEIDL from the coding sequence ATGACAGACGTTACAGAAAATAAATTAACTAAAAAAGAACGCACGAAAGATTGGATAAAACCACCTAAAGCGATAATGAAACCAGTTGGTAGAGCGATGGCGCAATACAAAATGTTGCGAGATGGCGACCGAGTTTTATTAGGTTTATCCGGCGGTAAAGATTCGATGGCATTGCTTGTGATTTTAAAGCACTTACAACGTCATGCCCCTATTCACTTTGAACTAGCCGCTTGTACCATTGATCCTGAAATTCCAGGGTTTGATCCTTCGCCACTTAAAGAGTGGTGCGCTAAGATGGATGTTCCGTATTTTTATGAAAGTGAAGATATGGTTGGACTCGCTGAAGAGCGCATGAAAGGGGATTCTTTTTGTAGTTTTTGCGCCCGCCAAAAACGTGGAATCTTATACGCGACTTGCCGACGTGAAGGTTATAACGTTTTAGCGCTGGCTCAGCATTTAGATGATTTGGCTGAAAGTTTTATTATGTCGGCTTTTAATGCAGGGCAGTTAAGAACCATGAAAGCGCACTACTTAAATGATGACGAAGACGTTCGAATCATTCGCCCGTTGGTCAGAGTGAGAGAGAATCAAACACGTGATTTTGCAATAGAAGCTAAGCTACCCGTAATTGAAGATAATTGCCCGGCTTGCTATGCTAAACCACAAGCACGAGCAGAGACCAAAGCGTTATTGTTGGAGCAAGAGAAAAAGAACAAGCATCTTTACTCTAACCTGTGGCGCGCTATGCAACCGCTGATTGCTGACGATAATCATGATGGTAATGCGGCACTTGATGTAAAAAATGATACGGACGAAATCGATTTATAA
- a CDS encoding DUF3369 domain-containing protein, which yields MDDLFVFAPDSQDEGLANISHKNKYWKVLIVDDEPEVHKITKLVFESISFEGEPIELIHAYSAAEAKAILEQQGNNSIAIAFIDVVMETETAGLDLVKHIREHQQNHITRIILRTGQPGQAPEESVIKDYDINDYKSKTELTSSKLKTSLYASLRSYRDIIAIEHHRQGLQKVLKAIANTSAETNLRSMTSQILSQIANVLDLEEDAMYCSVLSTPNNGDTEGQRFKVLAKAGQLFADFKEDQPCIMPKEIDNLLHEAYSKKHSIQKGIDYVAYIATDTGEENLLYVRKNPPLSELNVHLLDIFIDNFSKAYTALALKDEVEQSQRELVYVLGEAVELRSKETGSHVKRVGEISYILAKAYGLNQASCDLIKLASPLHDVGKVSIPDAILNKPGKHTPEEQAIMQTHSEAGYHMLKQSKTESLQAAAIISLQHHEHWDGKGYPSGKKGEEINIMARIAGLADVFDALGSKRCYKDPWPIEKILELINSLKGKQFEPKLVDLLNENLEQITELRNKYPDNY from the coding sequence ATGGATGATTTATTTGTATTTGCCCCTGATTCTCAGGATGAAGGTTTAGCCAATATTTCTCATAAGAATAAATATTGGAAAGTCTTAATTGTTGATGATGAACCTGAAGTTCATAAAATCACCAAACTGGTTTTTGAGTCCATCAGCTTTGAAGGCGAACCCATAGAACTGATTCATGCCTATAGTGCAGCCGAAGCCAAAGCCATCCTAGAGCAACAAGGTAATAATTCGATTGCAATCGCATTTATTGATGTTGTCATGGAGACTGAAACTGCTGGCCTAGATTTGGTCAAACACATACGAGAACATCAACAAAACCATATCACTCGTATTATTCTTCGTACCGGTCAACCTGGGCAAGCACCTGAAGAATCGGTTATTAAAGATTACGATATCAATGACTATAAATCCAAAACTGAGCTAACTTCTAGCAAGCTTAAAACCTCACTGTATGCCTCATTACGCTCTTATCGCGACATTATTGCTATTGAACATCACAGACAAGGATTGCAAAAAGTTCTAAAAGCAATTGCCAATACCAGTGCAGAGACCAATTTACGCTCAATGACATCGCAGATACTTTCTCAAATTGCTAACGTTCTCGATTTAGAAGAAGACGCTATGTATTGTTCTGTGCTTTCAACCCCAAATAATGGCGACACAGAAGGCCAACGCTTTAAAGTATTAGCAAAAGCTGGACAGCTGTTCGCAGATTTCAAAGAAGATCAGCCTTGCATAATGCCTAAAGAAATAGATAACTTATTACACGAAGCTTACTCAAAAAAACACTCTATTCAAAAAGGTATTGATTATGTAGCCTATATTGCTACTGATACAGGAGAAGAGAATTTACTTTATGTGCGTAAAAACCCTCCTCTTTCTGAGTTAAATGTACATTTACTCGATATATTCATCGATAACTTCTCTAAAGCCTACACAGCACTCGCACTAAAAGATGAGGTTGAACAAAGTCAACGTGAACTAGTGTATGTGTTAGGCGAAGCTGTTGAATTACGCTCCAAAGAGACCGGTAGTCATGTTAAACGTGTGGGTGAAATAAGCTACATCCTTGCCAAAGCTTATGGACTGAATCAAGCTAGTTGTGACCTAATCAAGCTTGCATCTCCTCTTCACGATGTTGGTAAGGTAAGTATTCCAGATGCTATTCTTAACAAACCAGGCAAGCACACTCCCGAAGAACAAGCCATCATGCAGACTCATTCAGAAGCTGGTTATCATATGCTCAAACAATCTAAAACTGAGTCACTACAAGCCGCAGCAATTATCTCTTTACAACATCATGAACATTGGGACGGCAAAGGTTATCCTTCAGGCAAAAAAGGTGAAGAAATAAATATTATGGCCCGCATAGCGGGTTTAGCTGATGTCTTTGATGCTCTAGGCAGCAAACGTTGCTACAAAGACCCTTGGCCAATTGAAAAAATTTTAGAACTTATTAACTCATTAAAAGGTAAACAGTTTGAACCAAAACTGGTTGATTTACTAAATGAAAATCTAGAGCAAATTACGGAACTTCGTAATAAGTATCCTGATAACTACTAA
- a CDS encoding MOSC domain-containing protein, with the protein MKIVSLNIGKRKEQPWRDGTLTAIHKEAVNEKVWLSKTGLEGDEQADLKNHGGLDKAILVLPSNAYMRFEIEHPYGFLGENLTIDDIDEAEICIGDRLQIGSVLLEVTQPRSPCWKLDAQVSEDSKWQARGFLKAYSNSGRVGFYCRVLAEGWLEKGLSVRWLTRNEEDKTYPKISVQSLFLSKLNHSDNQAWQVLQSAVQHPALSTAWIDELQTLLDRHSSQIRK; encoded by the coding sequence ATGAAAATTGTTTCACTGAATATAGGTAAACGCAAAGAGCAGCCCTGGCGTGATGGCACTTTAACGGCTATTCACAAAGAGGCGGTTAATGAAAAAGTATGGTTGAGTAAAACGGGTTTAGAAGGTGATGAGCAAGCCGACTTAAAAAATCATGGGGGGTTGGATAAAGCGATTTTAGTTTTACCAAGCAATGCATATATGCGTTTTGAAATTGAACACCCGTATGGATTTTTAGGTGAAAATTTAACTATTGATGATATTGATGAAGCAGAAATATGTATTGGTGACCGATTGCAAATTGGCTCTGTTTTATTAGAAGTGACTCAACCACGTTCTCCATGCTGGAAATTAGATGCACAAGTGTCCGAGGATTCAAAATGGCAAGCAAGGGGGTTTTTAAAAGCCTATAGCAATAGTGGTCGTGTTGGTTTTTATTGTCGAGTACTTGCTGAGGGTTGGCTAGAAAAGGGATTGTCTGTTAGATGGCTAACTCGTAATGAAGAAGATAAAACCTATCCAAAAATATCGGTGCAATCATTGTTTTTATCGAAACTTAATCACTCAGATAACCAGGCCTGGCAGGTTTTACAAAGTGCAGTACAGCATCCCGCGCTTTCAACCGCTTGGATAGACGAACTACAAACTTTACTAGACAGGCATTCAAGCCAAATCAGAAAGTAA